One genomic region from Lacerta agilis isolate rLacAgi1 chromosome 13, rLacAgi1.pri, whole genome shotgun sequence encodes:
- the WDR61 gene encoding WD repeat-containing protein 61 isoform X2 — MVKVWKWNGEKLDLKWTLEGHQLGVVSVDISHMGTIAASSSLDAHIRIWDLDTGKQIKSIDAGPVDAWSLAFSPDSQYVATGSHIGKVNIFGVETGKKEYSLDTRGKFILSIAYSPDGKYLASGAIDGIINIFDIATGKLLHTLEGHAMPIRSLTFSPDSQLLVTASDDGYIKIYDVQHANLAGTLSGHASWVLNVAFCPDDTHFVSSSSDKTVKVWDVPSKTCAHTFFDHQDQVWGVQYNGNGSKIVSVGDDQEIHIYDCPI; from the exons ATGGTGAAAGTCTGGAAATG gaaCGGAGAGAAGCTGGATCTCAAGTGGACGTTAGAAGGTCATCAGCTGGGTGTAGTTTCGGTGGATATTAGTCACATGGGTACCATTGCTGCGTCAAGTTCTTTAGATGCTCACATTCGTATTTGGGACTTAGACACTGGCAAACAGATCAAGTCAATAGATGCTGGACCTG TGGATGCCTGGTCACTCGCTTTTTCGCCTGACTCCCAATATGTTGCAACAGGAAGCCACATAGGGAAAGTGAACATTTTTGGTGTTGAGACTGGAAAAAAAGAATATTCCTTGGATACAAGAGGCAAATTCATCCTGAGTATTGCATAT AGCCCGGATGGAAAATATCTTGCCAGTGGAGCTATAGATGGAATTATCAATATCTTTGATATTGCGACTGGAAAACTTCTTCACACATTGGAAG GGCACGCTATGCCAATCCGTTCCTTGACATTCTCCCCAGACTCCCAGTTACTTGTCACAGCTTCAGATGATGGCTACATCAAGATTTATGACGT GCAGCATGCGAACCTGGCAGGCACCCTGAGCGGCCACGCATCTTGGGTGCTAAATGTAGCGTTTTGTCCTGATGACACCCATTTCGTTTCTAG TTCATCGGACAAAACTGTGAAAGTGTGGGATGTACCTTCTAAGACCTGTGCTCATACCTTCTTTGATCATCAAGATCAG GTCTGGGGAGTGCAATACAATGGAAATGGTTCTAAAATTGTATCAGTTGGTGATGATCAAGAAATCCATATTTATGACTGTCCAATTTAA
- the WDR61 gene encoding WD repeat-containing protein 61 isoform X1, which produces MTTQYSILFKQEQAHDDAIWSVAWGKNRNDGSETVISGSLDDMVKVWKWNGEKLDLKWTLEGHQLGVVSVDISHMGTIAASSSLDAHIRIWDLDTGKQIKSIDAGPVDAWSLAFSPDSQYVATGSHIGKVNIFGVETGKKEYSLDTRGKFILSIAYSPDGKYLASGAIDGIINIFDIATGKLLHTLEGHAMPIRSLTFSPDSQLLVTASDDGYIKIYDVQHANLAGTLSGHASWVLNVAFCPDDTHFVSSSSDKTVKVWDVPSKTCAHTFFDHQDQVWGVQYNGNGSKIVSVGDDQEIHIYDCPI; this is translated from the exons ATGACTACGCAA TACAGTATTCTCTTCAAGCAAGAACAAG caCATGACGATGCCATCTGGTCAGTGGCCTGGGGAAAGAATAGAAACGATGGCTCAGAAACAGTCATCTCAGGCTCTTTGGATGACATGGTGAAAGTCTGGAAATG gaaCGGAGAGAAGCTGGATCTCAAGTGGACGTTAGAAGGTCATCAGCTGGGTGTAGTTTCGGTGGATATTAGTCACATGGGTACCATTGCTGCGTCAAGTTCTTTAGATGCTCACATTCGTATTTGGGACTTAGACACTGGCAAACAGATCAAGTCAATAGATGCTGGACCTG TGGATGCCTGGTCACTCGCTTTTTCGCCTGACTCCCAATATGTTGCAACAGGAAGCCACATAGGGAAAGTGAACATTTTTGGTGTTGAGACTGGAAAAAAAGAATATTCCTTGGATACAAGAGGCAAATTCATCCTGAGTATTGCATAT AGCCCGGATGGAAAATATCTTGCCAGTGGAGCTATAGATGGAATTATCAATATCTTTGATATTGCGACTGGAAAACTTCTTCACACATTGGAAG GGCACGCTATGCCAATCCGTTCCTTGACATTCTCCCCAGACTCCCAGTTACTTGTCACAGCTTCAGATGATGGCTACATCAAGATTTATGACGT GCAGCATGCGAACCTGGCAGGCACCCTGAGCGGCCACGCATCTTGGGTGCTAAATGTAGCGTTTTGTCCTGATGACACCCATTTCGTTTCTAG TTCATCGGACAAAACTGTGAAAGTGTGGGATGTACCTTCTAAGACCTGTGCTCATACCTTCTTTGATCATCAAGATCAG GTCTGGGGAGTGCAATACAATGGAAATGGTTCTAAAATTGTATCAGTTGGTGATGATCAAGAAATCCATATTTATGACTGTCCAATTTAA
- the DNAJA4 gene encoding dnaJ homolog subfamily A member 4 isoform X2 — MVQQIQTVCPDCKGQGERINPKDRCTTCNGNKVVREKKIIEIHIDKGMKDGQKIVFHGEGDQEPDLEPGDVIIVLDQKDHPVFQRRGNDLIMKMKIQLTEALCGFKKTIDTLDDRVLVITSKAGEVIKHGDVKCIINEGMPIYKSPLEKGSLIIQFLVAFPEHQWLSKEQLPLLEALLPPREEVMISEDMDQVDLVKFDPRERAFRNHGEAYEEDDEGPRTGVQCQTS, encoded by the exons ATGGTGCAGCAAATCCAGACTGTCTGTCCAGACTGTAAAGGCCAAGGGGAACGAATAAATCCCAAAGACAGATGCACCACCTGCAATGGCAACAAGGTGGttagagagaaaaaaataatagaaatacACATTGACAAAG GTATGAAAGATGGTCAGAAAATAGTTTTTCACGGAGAAGGTGACCAGGAACCTGATTTGGAGCCTGGAGATGTCATCATTGTGCTAGATCAGAAAGACCACCCAGTGTTTCAGAGAAGAGGCAACGACTTaattatgaaaatgaaaattcagcTCACGGAAGCCTTGTGTGGCTTCAAAAAGACAATTGATACCTTGGATGACAGAGTCCTTGTAATAACTTCCAAAGCAG GTGAAGTAATAAAGCATGGAGATGTCAAATGCATCATAAATGAGGGAATGCCAATTTACAAGTCACCATTGGAAAAAGGTTCCCTAATAATTCAGTTCTTG GTTGCATTCCCAGAGCATCAGTGGCTTTCCAAGGAACAGCTACCCTTGTTAGAAGCTCTGCTTCCTCCACGAGAAGAAGTAATGATTTCAGAAGATATGGATCAAGTTGATCTTGTTAAATTTGATCCAAGAGAGCGAGCTTTCCGTAATCATGGGGAAGCCTATGAGGAGGATGACGAAGGTCCAAGAACTGGTGTGCAGTGTCAGACATCTTGA
- the DNAJA4 gene encoding dnaJ homolog subfamily A member 4 isoform X1, producing MVKETGYYDTLGVKPSATSDEIKRAYRKLALKFHPDKNPSEGERFKLISQAYEVLSDPKKRDLYDQGGEQAIKEGGLSGGNFSSPMDIFDMFFGGGGRMNRERRGKNVVHQLSITLEDLYNGATRKLALQKNVICDKCKGLGGKKGAVEKCPTCKGRGVQVLVQQIAPGMVQQIQTVCPDCKGQGERINPKDRCTTCNGNKVVREKKIIEIHIDKGMKDGQKIVFHGEGDQEPDLEPGDVIIVLDQKDHPVFQRRGNDLIMKMKIQLTEALCGFKKTIDTLDDRVLVITSKAGEVIKHGDVKCIINEGMPIYKSPLEKGSLIIQFLVAFPEHQWLSKEQLPLLEALLPPREEVMISEDMDQVDLVKFDPRERAFRNHGEAYEEDDEGPRTGVQCQTS from the exons ATGGTGAAGGAAACGGGCTACTATGATACACTGGGGGTGAAGCCAAGTGCCACCTCGGATGAGATCAAGCGGGCCTACCGCAAGTTAGCTCTGAAGTTCCATCCGGACAAGAATCCCAGCGAGGGCGAGCGG TTTAAACTCATATCCCAGGCTTATGAAGTTCTGTCAGACCCAAAGAAAAGAGATCTCTATGACCAGGGTGGGGAGCAAGCTATTAAAGAAGGAGGCCTAAGTGGCGGCAATTTCTCTTCCCCCATGGACATCTTTGACATGTTCTTTGGTGGTGGAGGCAGAATGAATAGAGAAAGAAGAG GAAAGAACGTTGTCCATCAGTTGAGTATAACCCTTGAAGACTTGTACAATGGAGCCACAAGAAAGCTGGCACTTCAGAAGAATGTAATTTGTGATAAGTGCAAAG GCCTCGGTGGAAAGAAAGGTGCTGTGGAAAAGTGTCCTACATGcaaaggaagaggagtgcaggtgCTTGTTCAGCAGATCGCGCCTGGAATGGTGCAGCAAATCCAGACTGTCTGTCCAGACTGTAAAGGCCAAGGGGAACGAATAAATCCCAAAGACAGATGCACCACCTGCAATGGCAACAAGGTGGttagagagaaaaaaataatagaaatacACATTGACAAAG GTATGAAAGATGGTCAGAAAATAGTTTTTCACGGAGAAGGTGACCAGGAACCTGATTTGGAGCCTGGAGATGTCATCATTGTGCTAGATCAGAAAGACCACCCAGTGTTTCAGAGAAGAGGCAACGACTTaattatgaaaatgaaaattcagcTCACGGAAGCCTTGTGTGGCTTCAAAAAGACAATTGATACCTTGGATGACAGAGTCCTTGTAATAACTTCCAAAGCAG GTGAAGTAATAAAGCATGGAGATGTCAAATGCATCATAAATGAGGGAATGCCAATTTACAAGTCACCATTGGAAAAAGGTTCCCTAATAATTCAGTTCTTG GTTGCATTCCCAGAGCATCAGTGGCTTTCCAAGGAACAGCTACCCTTGTTAGAAGCTCTGCTTCCTCCACGAGAAGAAGTAATGATTTCAGAAGATATGGATCAAGTTGATCTTGTTAAATTTGATCCAAGAGAGCGAGCTTTCCGTAATCATGGGGAAGCCTATGAGGAGGATGACGAAGGTCCAAGAACTGGTGTGCAGTGTCAGACATCTTGA